The following are encoded together in the Pelorhabdus rhamnosifermentans genome:
- a CDS encoding Lrp/AsnC family transcriptional regulator — protein MTDQTDREILECLKKNSRMQWQEIGKIVHLTGQAVATRIRHMQDDGIIEAFTINLNYEKLCRPISAFITVFMNSSNHDNFQHFLLESSAILEAYRVSGEGCYWLKANAANQKELNEILDTILLYGNYKVNLSIGKLK, from the coding sequence ATGACTGACCAAACAGATCGAGAAATTTTAGAATGCCTAAAAAAAAATTCCCGTATGCAATGGCAGGAAATCGGAAAAATCGTTCATCTAACGGGACAAGCAGTAGCCACACGCATTCGTCATATGCAGGACGACGGAATTATTGAAGCCTTTACCATCAATCTTAATTATGAAAAATTATGCAGACCAATATCCGCTTTTATTACAGTATTTATGAATTCATCTAACCATGACAATTTTCAGCATTTTTTATTGGAAAGTAGTGCTATTCTAGAAGCATATCGAGTAAGTGGAGAAGGATGCTATTGGCTAAAAGCAAATGCTGCTAATCAAAAAGAGCTAAATGAAATACTTGATACCATATTGCTTTATGGAAATTATAAAGTTAACCTATCCATTGGTAAGCTCAAGTAA
- a CDS encoding MBL fold metallo-hydrolase, with translation MEVQLLRHATLLIVINGKRLLIDPMLGQAGVMPPIQNSPNPQRNPLVDLNIQLDLQKDIDGVLLTHTHKDHLDEAAIQQLPRNKPILCQPEDKDKLKRLGFLEVYQVVETFSWEGIVIHRTGGQHGTEEIAAQMAPVSGYVLQTSKEPVLYIAGDTIYCEEVSNALTQYQPSVVVVNAGGARFISGDPITMTAQDVVKVCRNAPKSKIIVVHMEAINHCLVSRTDLCAYLQQEGLVDQVLIPMNGEKITALK, from the coding sequence TTGGAAGTCCAACTTTTACGTCATGCCACATTGCTTATTGTAATAAATGGGAAAAGGCTGTTAATTGATCCAATGTTAGGTCAAGCTGGGGTAATGCCACCTATTCAAAATTCTCCAAATCCTCAACGAAATCCTCTTGTTGACTTAAATATTCAGTTAGACTTGCAAAAGGATATAGATGGGGTATTACTTACTCATACTCATAAAGATCATTTAGATGAGGCGGCAATTCAACAATTACCCCGAAATAAACCAATCTTATGTCAACCAGAAGACAAAGATAAGTTGAAAAGATTAGGATTTTTAGAAGTGTATCAAGTTGTTGAAACGTTTAGCTGGGAAGGAATTGTCATACATCGTACTGGCGGACAACATGGAACAGAGGAGATTGCTGCACAAATGGCTCCTGTTTCTGGCTATGTCTTACAAACGTCAAAAGAACCTGTCTTATATATTGCTGGCGATACGATTTATTGTGAGGAAGTTTCCAATGCGTTGACTCAGTACCAGCCGAGTGTAGTTGTAGTTAATGCTGGAGGAGCTAGGTTTATTAGCGGTGATCCTATTACAATGACAGCTCAAGATGTTGTTAAGGTTTGTCGGAATGCTCCAAAATCAAAAATCATTGTCGTACACATGGAAGCCATTAATCATTGTCTTGTATCAAGAACTGACTTGTGTGCTTATCTGCAACAGGAAGGGTTAGTTGATCAAGTGCTTATTCCTATGAATGGAGAGAAGATCACGGCACTAAAATAA
- a CDS encoding PAS domain-containing sensor histidine kinase, with protein sequence MNYFILSIFSSIIGTVLMILIYTYLYAAYRERYFGFWILSCLLLLLRNIFFDSGMLDWVQSLGWFSCFQGITFGALLIFVQGTYLFVGKPVNRRWLYAATGLFLLGCMFSIMHLPFVYRLLPCTFFGGITGIWLGITFMRHLQLRSISKLLLGYGFIFWGIHSLDMPFLIDEAWFLPWGYLIESFLRLFVAIATLLVYFEKDLINKEAIYRLLAENAVDSIYRYQLMPTPKLEYISPSIYSCTGYTPKEFYADANLLLNLIYPEDFTMFYHFINNPARLDHSPHSFRLTRKDKNTIWVEQTCVPIYGKDGKLLALEGIIRDITSRKSLEQIALRADRLNTVGEMAASVAHEIRNPMTTVRGYLQLLMNKKEFSLYLDQFELMIQELDRTNSIIREYLCMAREKRSDFKKCCLNSIIKSLMPLIQAEAIASAADVTHNLAEIPEQQLDENEIRQLLLNLVRNGLEAMPTGGRLNICTFMDKDKVILSVSDKGPGIPDHILNNLGKPFLTTKDNGTGLGLPMCYRIAQRHQADIQVKTSNQGTTFFIRFSI encoded by the coding sequence ATGAATTATTTTATTCTATCTATATTTAGTTCGATAATAGGGACAGTATTGATGATACTAATTTATACCTACCTTTATGCCGCTTATCGTGAACGCTATTTCGGCTTTTGGATTTTAAGCTGCTTACTCCTTTTACTGCGCAATATTTTTTTTGATTCCGGTATGCTTGATTGGGTGCAATCGCTAGGTTGGTTTAGCTGCTTTCAAGGCATAACATTTGGTGCTCTCTTAATATTTGTACAGGGTACCTATCTATTCGTTGGCAAACCGGTAAACAGACGATGGCTCTATGCTGCAACAGGCCTCTTTCTGCTGGGGTGCATGTTTTCAATCATGCACTTGCCTTTCGTGTATCGTCTCTTACCTTGCACCTTCTTTGGCGGAATTACAGGCATATGGCTAGGGATAACCTTCATGCGCCATTTGCAGTTAAGAAGTATAAGTAAACTACTCCTTGGATATGGCTTTATATTCTGGGGAATTCATTCTTTAGACATGCCCTTCTTAATTGACGAGGCATGGTTTTTGCCATGGGGATATTTAATTGAAAGTTTTCTAAGACTTTTTGTTGCCATTGCCACCTTGTTAGTATATTTTGAAAAAGATCTGATTAATAAAGAAGCTATTTATCGATTATTAGCAGAAAATGCTGTCGATAGCATTTACCGTTATCAACTTATGCCAACACCCAAACTTGAATACATAAGCCCTTCCATTTATTCTTGTACCGGTTATACTCCCAAAGAATTCTATGCCGATGCAAATCTCTTGTTGAATTTGATATATCCCGAAGATTTCACGATGTTTTACCACTTCATCAATAATCCGGCCCGCTTAGACCACTCGCCTCATTCATTTCGTTTAACTCGCAAAGATAAAAATACGATATGGGTTGAACAGACCTGTGTTCCTATTTATGGCAAGGATGGCAAACTACTGGCCTTGGAAGGTATTATTCGCGACATCACCTCCCGAAAGAGCCTCGAGCAAATTGCCTTACGGGCTGATAGGTTAAATACGGTAGGAGAGATGGCTGCCAGCGTAGCTCATGAGATACGAAACCCAATGACAACTGTACGAGGATATTTGCAGTTATTAATGAACAAAAAAGAATTTTCTCTCTATCTGGATCAATTTGAATTAATGATCCAAGAACTTGACAGAACAAATTCAATTATCCGCGAATATCTTTGCATGGCAAGGGAAAAACGGTCTGACTTCAAAAAATGCTGCCTCAATAGTATCATCAAATCATTAATGCCGCTTATTCAAGCTGAGGCCATTGCATCAGCGGCAGACGTAACTCATAATCTTGCGGAAATACCTGAACAGCAATTAGATGAAAATGAAATTCGACAACTACTGCTAAATTTAGTCCGTAATGGTTTAGAAGCGATGCCAACGGGCGGCAGACTAAATATATGCACATTCATGGACAAAGACAAAGTCATTCTATCAGTGAGCGATAAAGGCCCTGGCATCCCTGACCACATTCTGAATAATTTAGGTAAACCCTTTTTGACAACCAAGGATAACGGAACTGGCTTAGGATTACCGATGTGTTATAGAATTGCCCAACGGCATCAGGCTGATATCCAGGTTAAAACAAGCAATCAGGGCACGACGTTTTTCATTCGATTCAGTATTTAA
- a CDS encoding MarR family winged helix-turn-helix transcriptional regulator translates to MDGIVPSHGEILVHLLTGEKYTMKDLAEKIHRTKPTVTVLIDKLVDLGYVTKEKSREDSRVTFVRLTERGLGLKPSFIEISARVNAIVYKDLSDEEAEYIEATLGKINRNLDE, encoded by the coding sequence ATGGACGGTATCGTTCCTTCTCATGGGGAGATTTTAGTCCATCTCCTTACTGGCGAGAAGTATACCATGAAGGACTTAGCCGAAAAAATCCATCGAACAAAACCAACGGTGACTGTATTAATTGATAAACTCGTAGATTTAGGTTATGTCACAAAAGAGAAAAGCAGAGAGGATAGTCGTGTTACTTTTGTCAGATTAACAGAAAGAGGATTAGGATTGAAACCTAGTTTTATTGAGATTTCCGCGAGAGTGAATGCAATTGTGTATAAAGATTTATCCGACGAAGAAGCTGAATATATTGAAGCAACATTAGGAAAAATAAATCGTAATCTAGATGAATAA
- a CDS encoding Gfo/Idh/MocA family protein: MTNFGVVGTSWITEEFIRCASLTGEFCLQAVYSRKEEKARAFADKYTTVKNFFTDLGAMAKSPLIDAVYIASPNSFHAKQAIIFMLQKKHVLCEKPIASNEKELSMMINIANKNQVLLMEAIKTTFLPNFLGIQESLPKLGKIRKILFNYCQYSSRYDAYKAGKHVNTFDLNFSNGSLMDIGIYCVYPIIYLFGKPKKIIANAVMLDSGIDGTGSITLKYQDFEAIISHSKISNSYIPSEIQGEQGSMIIDKISTPEEIKIMYRDGKTEEITRKQSTDFMYYEAKEFIDLVKQNKRESTINSWQLSLDVMNVLDAVRKIIGLKFLTDEIKPIDEKTGLL; the protein is encoded by the coding sequence ATGACTAATTTCGGGGTAGTTGGTACAAGTTGGATTACTGAAGAATTTATCCGTTGTGCTTCACTAACAGGTGAGTTTTGCTTGCAGGCAGTGTATTCCCGTAAAGAAGAAAAGGCTAGGGCATTTGCAGATAAATATACGACAGTGAAAAATTTTTTTACAGATTTGGGTGCAATGGCAAAAAGCCCGCTAATTGATGCCGTATATATCGCCAGCCCTAATTCATTTCATGCAAAGCAAGCTATTATATTTATGCTTCAAAAAAAGCATGTACTATGTGAAAAGCCAATAGCCTCGAATGAAAAAGAACTGTCAATGATGATTAATATTGCAAACAAGAATCAAGTGCTTCTCATGGAAGCTATTAAGACTACTTTTTTGCCTAATTTCCTCGGTATCCAGGAATCCTTGCCCAAGTTAGGCAAAATAAGAAAAATTCTCTTTAATTATTGTCAGTATTCTTCTCGATACGATGCCTATAAGGCAGGTAAGCACGTAAATACCTTTGACCTGAATTTTTCCAATGGATCACTAATGGATATAGGAATCTACTGCGTTTATCCAATTATTTATCTCTTTGGCAAACCAAAGAAAATCATTGCTAACGCAGTAATGCTGGACTCGGGTATTGATGGTACAGGAAGTATTACTCTGAAGTACCAAGACTTTGAAGCTATAATCTCTCATTCGAAAATTTCTAACTCCTACATTCCTAGCGAAATACAGGGAGAGCAGGGCTCAATGATTATTGACAAAATATCTACACCGGAAGAAATAAAAATCATGTATCGTGACGGTAAGACGGAAGAAATTACTCGTAAACAATCCACTGATTTTATGTATTATGAAGCTAAAGAATTTATTGATTTAGTTAAACAAAATAAAAGAGAATCAACAATCAATTCATGGCAGTTGTCTTTGGACGTAATGAATGTCTTAGATGCTGTTCGAAAAATAATTGGTCTCAAATTCCTGACAGATGAAATAAAACCAATAGATGAAAAAACAGGGCTTCTATAA
- a CDS encoding alanine/ornithine racemase family PLP-dependent enzyme produces the protein MRGRPILDIDLEKIKDNSVQVVEKCQQHGIAVIGVTKGFSAMHQIVTAMVKGGVVGLADARMQNIIELRKRGFTQPITLLRLPSLSNIKSVVQYTDSSINSEITVIKALARAAKKLNKIHQVILMVDVGDLREGVLQENVLDITKRVACFKDIKLAGLGTNMGCFGGILPSPKNLGMLVELGNAVENQLGCRLEIISGGGTSTLFLVENHKVPAGVNQLRIGEGILLGTDTTHNRRIPWLHHDAFRLRAEVIEVNSKPSIPTGTIGRDAFGNIPEFTDIGIRKRAIISMGKQDVNIEGIRLIDGNLMILGASSDHLIIDITDSEQEIKVGGEIDFSLNYSGVLSVSDSKYVEKRFTGGTHD, from the coding sequence ATGCGTGGTCGCCCAATTCTTGATATTGACTTAGAAAAAATTAAGGATAACTCCGTTCAGGTGGTAGAAAAATGTCAACAACACGGGATCGCAGTCATTGGTGTTACCAAAGGGTTTAGTGCTATGCACCAGATCGTCACTGCCATGGTGAAAGGGGGGGTTGTTGGTCTAGCTGATGCTAGAATGCAGAACATCATTGAACTTAGGAAAAGAGGCTTTACGCAGCCAATCACTTTGCTGCGGCTTCCCAGTTTAAGTAATATTAAAAGTGTTGTTCAGTATACTGATTCAAGTATTAATTCGGAAATCACTGTAATCAAGGCATTAGCGCGGGCAGCGAAAAAATTAAACAAAATCCATCAAGTGATTTTAATGGTTGATGTCGGCGATCTTCGGGAAGGGGTATTGCAAGAAAATGTGCTTGATATTACAAAGCGGGTTGCTTGTTTTAAAGATATAAAGCTAGCAGGATTAGGGACAAACATGGGATGTTTTGGTGGCATATTGCCTAGTCCTAAAAATCTAGGGATGCTGGTTGAATTGGGAAATGCTGTTGAAAATCAATTAGGATGTAGGCTTGAGATAATTTCAGGTGGGGGAACATCTACCTTGTTTCTGGTGGAAAATCATAAAGTTCCTGCCGGGGTAAATCAGTTACGGATTGGTGAAGGGATATTGTTAGGTACCGATACAACCCATAATAGAAGAATCCCATGGCTTCACCATGACGCATTCCGCCTACGAGCGGAGGTGATTGAGGTGAATTCCAAGCCATCAATACCGACAGGGACTATTGGTAGAGATGCTTTTGGTAATATTCCCGAATTCACAGATATAGGGATTAGAAAAAGAGCCATTATATCAATGGGAAAACAAGATGTCAATATTGAAGGAATTCGTCTTATTGACGGCAATTTAATGATTTTGGGAGCTAGTAGTGATCATTTGATCATTGATATTACCGATTCTGAACAAGAGATCAAGGTTGGTGGCGAGATTGACTTTTCGCTAAACTATTCCGGCGTGCTTTCAGTCAGTGATTCAAAGTATGTGGAAAAACGTTTTACAGGAGGAACCCATGATTGA
- a CDS encoding GNAT family N-acetyltransferase: MIELVRTTETELIERLVQLESEAFGEGGMNVWHLVPLIRHGRVYAFRKDEAVIGVVQYMLDWDNPQKAYMIGVSISQESRGQGVGAELLRDSFNALSKENIKEVELTVERNNIVAVKLYESKFGFLSTDFRPNEYGEGEDRLVMKLMLANVVN; encoded by the coding sequence ATGATTGAACTGGTGCGAACAACTGAAACTGAACTTATTGAGCGTTTAGTTCAGTTAGAATCAGAAGCTTTTGGCGAAGGAGGAATGAATGTTTGGCATCTTGTACCGCTCATAAGGCATGGCCGTGTATATGCATTTCGCAAAGACGAAGCAGTGATTGGTGTAGTCCAGTATATGTTGGATTGGGACAATCCTCAAAAGGCGTACATGATCGGGGTTTCAATATCCCAAGAATCCCGTGGTCAAGGTGTAGGGGCTGAACTACTTCGAGACAGTTTTAACGCTTTATCGAAAGAAAATATTAAAGAAGTGGAACTCACCGTGGAACGGAATAATATTGTAGCAGTTAAGCTTTATGAGAGTAAGTTTGGATTCTTGTCTACGGATTTCAGACCCAATGAGTATGGTGAGGGCGAAGATAGACTGGTGATGAAATTGATGCTAGCTAATGTTGTGAACTAA
- a CDS encoding MerR family transcriptional regulator, which translates to MNEKWTIGEVAKLFDVSTDTLRYYEKIGILTSHKNGDNGYRYYSYDEIVVLMDIVFFRNMELSVKDIKQIITKMDVGDIKNRLYQNQRIVEKRIQELIKLKKMITQVAFQYKMCEERLGEFLIVSAPDFKYKLIGNQADDLVTMIRKYKKEDWIVDRIRYTLLVPQEKLLKNPNFLSAQVGISIDEENLCMLDFSEQQELSSLHDVNYLYTIVGTSYSEQENNTLNKALKYLKEEGREVNGPMIGRYMASSHKDGLDYYEVWIAINNH; encoded by the coding sequence ATGAATGAGAAATGGACTATAGGTGAGGTAGCAAAACTTTTCGACGTATCGACTGATACTTTGCGGTATTATGAAAAGATTGGTATACTTACATCGCACAAAAATGGTGACAATGGATATAGATATTATTCCTATGACGAAATTGTAGTCCTTATGGATATAGTGTTTTTTCGTAATATGGAGCTATCTGTTAAAGATATTAAGCAGATTATAACGAAAATGGATGTTGGCGATATTAAAAATAGACTTTATCAAAATCAAAGAATCGTTGAAAAGAGGATACAGGAATTAATTAAGCTAAAGAAAATGATTACCCAAGTTGCTTTTCAATATAAAATGTGTGAAGAGCGATTAGGCGAGTTTTTGATTGTTTCTGCACCTGATTTTAAATACAAACTTATTGGCAACCAGGCGGATGATCTAGTTACTATGATTCGTAAATATAAAAAAGAGGATTGGATAGTTGACCGCATACGATATACGCTGTTAGTTCCACAAGAAAAGCTTCTGAAAAATCCGAATTTTTTATCGGCACAAGTGGGTATTAGTATTGATGAAGAGAATTTGTGTATGCTGGACTTCTCAGAACAACAGGAACTTTCATCGTTACATGATGTGAATTACTTATATACAATAGTAGGAACAAGCTACTCAGAACAAGAAAATAATACATTGAATAAAGCTTTGAAATATTTAAAAGAAGAAGGTAGAGAAGTAAATGGTCCCATGATTGGAAGATACATGGCAAGCTCTCATAAAGATGGTCTTGATTATTATGAAGTTTGGATTGCAATTAATAATCATTGA
- a CDS encoding MATE family efflux transporter, which translates to MNEKILGEEKIATLFLKYSIPAISGMLFLGLNTIVDGFFVGHYIGVNALASVNIAMPFFSLMIAVGVVIGIGTQSIIGKKLGESNIEEASDTFKTSLSFMSGASLLFLVIAIGFTKQIAAFLGANEQLMPMVITYISYESLFLPFLGVMFVLDYVLKLMGKPVYSMLALVIAVISHMMFNYLFIVQLGLGIKGAALAAGLGYSIAFVMTILPFIMGRTTLKLFKGNFKKSLACNVIYNGSSEGLSEIGTGVTTFLFNITLMHYVGEVGVAAFTAISYLSFIGNNILIGLSDGVGTIISYNYGSGKIERVKKALKLAGFSAIIIGVGLFSVISIFAREIIAIFLDANHEQAFNFAVYGARLYTFAFLVNGLNVVSSGYFTAICKPKSSGLIALSKGIVWIGIGIVMLPQIFGIKGIWLTVPVAEMLTLILSGSLMYKHFKYQIQPN; encoded by the coding sequence ATGAATGAAAAAATATTAGGTGAAGAAAAGATTGCTACGTTATTTCTAAAATACAGTATTCCTGCGATTTCTGGGATGTTATTTTTAGGATTAAACACAATTGTGGATGGCTTTTTTGTTGGCCATTATATTGGAGTTAATGCTTTAGCAAGTGTAAATATTGCTATGCCTTTTTTTAGTTTAATGATTGCGGTTGGTGTGGTAATAGGTATTGGAACACAGAGTATTATAGGTAAAAAATTAGGTGAAAGCAACATAGAAGAGGCGAGTGACACATTTAAAACGTCGCTTAGTTTCATGTCAGGAGCATCGTTGTTATTTTTAGTAATAGCGATTGGTTTTACAAAACAGATAGCTGCTTTTTTGGGGGCAAATGAGCAATTAATGCCAATGGTAATAACTTATATTAGCTATGAAAGTTTATTTTTACCATTTTTAGGGGTAATGTTTGTTTTAGATTATGTGTTAAAATTAATGGGGAAACCTGTATATTCAATGCTAGCTCTAGTTATTGCTGTTATAAGCCATATGATGTTTAATTATTTATTTATTGTACAACTCGGACTAGGAATTAAAGGGGCTGCTTTGGCTGCAGGCTTAGGCTATAGTATTGCATTTGTTATGACTATACTCCCTTTTATAATGGGAAGAACCACTTTAAAATTATTTAAAGGAAATTTTAAGAAATCATTAGCTTGTAATGTTATCTATAATGGCTCATCGGAAGGGTTATCGGAGATAGGCACGGGTGTTACAACATTCCTATTTAATATTACGCTTATGCATTATGTAGGTGAAGTTGGCGTAGCCGCCTTTACAGCTATTAGCTACTTGTCTTTTATTGGAAATAATATACTGATTGGATTATCAGATGGCGTTGGTACTATCATTAGTTATAATTATGGTAGCGGTAAAATAGAGCGTGTAAAAAAAGCATTAAAGCTTGCTGGTTTTTCGGCAATAATCATCGGTGTAGGATTGTTTTCCGTTATATCCATTTTTGCTAGAGAAATAATTGCGATATTTTTAGATGCGAATCATGAACAAGCTTTCAACTTTGCTGTGTATGGTGCGAGACTGTATACCTTCGCATTTCTAGTAAATGGATTGAATGTCGTTTCATCAGGTTATTTCACCGCTATTTGTAAACCCAAGAGTTCGGGATTAATTGCTTTAAGTAAAGGCATAGTATGGATAGGTATAGGCATTGTTATGTTGCCGCAGATATTTGGTATAAAAGGCATATGGTTAACTGTACCTGTTGCAGAAATGCTAACGTTAATATTATCCGGATCATTGATGTATAAACATTTTAAGTATCAAATTCAACCTAATTAG
- a CDS encoding ClbS/DfsB family four-helix bundle protein, with protein sequence MQEYDNKVALIDAIKKTYQLFDREFDEILEEKKDIRIKEVDKTPQEMIVYQLGWLNLIMGWENDELNGKEVVTPSRDYKWNQLGQLYQSFYAEYSGYSLKELRNLFKESIEMWCDWIGQLSDEELFTPNVRKWTVTRANWPMWKWVHINSVAPFKSFRTKIRKWKNLTETI encoded by the coding sequence GTGCAAGAATACGATAATAAAGTTGCGTTGATTGATGCTATAAAAAAGACTTATCAGCTTTTTGATAGAGAATTTGATGAAATTCTAGAAGAAAAAAAAGATATCCGAATTAAAGAAGTGGATAAGACACCACAAGAAATGATAGTATATCAGCTTGGCTGGTTAAATCTTATTATGGGATGGGAAAATGATGAGTTGAATGGAAAGGAGGTTGTTACTCCTTCCCGCGACTATAAGTGGAACCAGTTGGGGCAGCTTTATCAATCTTTTTATGCTGAATACAGTGGATATTCACTAAAGGAATTACGAAATTTGTTTAAGGAAAGCATCGAAATGTGGTGTGACTGGATTGGTCAATTGAGTGACGAAGAACTATTTACGCCAAATGTACGCAAGTGGACAGTAACACGCGCAAATTGGCCGATGTGGAAATGGGTACATATAAATTCGGTTGCGCCATTTAAAAGTTTTAGAACTAAGATTAGAAAGTGGAAAAATCTAACGGAAACAATATAA